The sequence below is a genomic window from Pleurocapsa sp. PCC 7327.
ACGATATCCGGTTGATACTCTCGCAGAAATTCCGGCGAGACAATTTGCTGTCCCTCTCCAGCCACGTACATTCCCTGTTTGCGAGGATTGATATCGACGGCATACTCGATCGCGTTCCCGACGTTCAGGAGATTCAAAAAAGTCACTCCCTTCGAGCCAGTTCCCCAAATAACGACTTTTTGTCCCGAACGCGACATTTTTTCCAGTTTTTCTCGCCATGTTTCCACTAGAGCATCGAATCTCATCTTAAAGCTAGCAATATCTTTTGACAATACCTCGATTTCATCCGCGCGATCGCTGCTAGCGATTTGTCCGTTCGCTGGTAGGGATTCCAAGCAAATAAACTGTCCGTCAAATACTTCACGAACTTCCTGCGGTACAAACCCACAATGAGAAAAGGTTTGTTTGAGAGAAGTCGGCACGAAATAACTGCAATGTTCGTAGATAATATCCCAGATCGCGAGATGGCGAAGAGTATACAGAGCGTTGGGAACTTCAAAGAAAACGGGGGTATCGAGGCGAGCGCCAATCGCCTGTCGCAGCGGTTCGAGTAGATCGGCAGGATTGGTGACGTGTTCTAGGGTGTGCCGACAAACGATCAGATCGGCTTGATAATTTTTGTATTGCTGCGAATAATAATCCTGAATAAATTGAACGCGATCGGCTAGGGGGATATGTTCTGGTCTGGCTACGTAGCTGGGGTCGAAACCAATGCCGCGATTATTGCCCAGTTCGCACAGGGAAATCAGAAAATCTCCTTTGCCGCAACCAATTTCGATAATATCTTTGTTATAGAGATGATGCCGCTCTACCAAGTCAGCAGCGAGGGAGTCGGCATATTGCTGAAACCGAGGCGAGTAGTGTAAAGAGTTTTCGTAATCCCGATTATAGCCTAATTTAGCTGGATCGAACGCCACATTGGTAATAAAGCCACAACTATGGCAGAAAGAAAGTTTGATATCTCCCTTGGGACAATTCTGAGCTGCTTCCCGTTCCGTCCACAAAAGATTGCAGTAGACGGGAACGTCTAACATTTCAAAAAATAACTCCAGATCCTGAGACCCACAAACAGCACAGACGCGATCGGCTAACTCGTTCATTTTCTGTCTCCAGTTTGTCTAAAATGCCTATTTTTTAGTGGTTAGCCCTTGACTAACCCAGGGTTATTTCATTGTGACTCGATCGCATAAAGAAATAAACTCATTCGCAATTGGCAATCATCAGTTCGCAATTAGTTAGCGACTCTGGATGTAAGGCTTTTTCCTTGAGCAAAAGTCTTCTAAAGAAGACCCGATAGGAATTTCAGTCGATTTTAATCGAGTTGCGCTTTGAGCCTAGAACTAAAGTTCTAGGCGTTGATGCCAAAGGTGCAAGATCTGAGGTAAGACGGACTTTAGCATCGTAGACAGAGAGTTTATTCTCTGTCTACTAGAATGCAATAGCCCTGGGCTAACTGCTTGCCAACCAAGACTCGGCTTTTCTTTTGACCAATACCACGGTGGCGCAGAAAATGATCGAGCTATGTAGCAGGTTTTCCCAGTTTGCAGCCCTGCCGCTTCCACTCATTAAAATGCCTTCTAGAATCCCAGCCGGGAAAAGGATTCCTCCTACAACGATCGCGCTCGCCAACCGAATATCTCCCCGTGAGATTGTTAAGATAAGTCCTAGAAGACATCCCAGAGGAATAAAAATTAGTCCGTAGTAAAAGAGATTGTAAGCTTTTTTGCTCAAAGAATCGAGACTAACGCTCCAACCATCTAAAAAACATAATACATATCGAGACAGGGCAATTTCTGGAGTTAAATCGAGAGACGAAAAAAGTTCGACGCGATCGATATAAACGCTAAGGGTCACACCATTATAGGTAACGATCGAACGATGGAAATTGGTATCGGAAAATACATTGGGGACGACGAAATCGGGATGGTTAGCATTTGTTCCCGTGACTGGCGTTCGCAAGCGAAACACTAGGTCAGATCCCTCCTGCCCCAAGGTAAAATTGCGCTGAAAAAGATCGCTTGAAAGGGAGAGGATACGCGCAGGACCAAATTGTCTCGTGTCAGCCGTTGCCAGAACAATTCCAATGGTAAATTGAGAGGTTTTGCCAATTTTTTGGGCGATCGCGGTGGCAGGAGCGACTGTTTGCAACCAGTGGCTGTCAGAGAGAAAGACCCCTGCTCGGTTTTCAGTATCTGACGGTTTTCCGTGCCAAGATAGATCGGGAAGATTTCCTTTTAGATCGGCGTAGCTGCCTTTGCCCCTCAAGCGATAGGAAGCAATTGCCGCGTCTTCAAGCGGAGTCAAACCATTCGGATTGTTAAAAATTTGGGCTATCTCTGCCTTAGAAAAGGCGCGGTCGGCAATGTCCACTTGAGAAACATACCCTTGCCAGGGTCGATCCCCCGTTTGCTCGTTGCCCAGCAACAGCGGAAAACTCGATTCCCAATTGCTAAGATTTATTGTATTCTGTAGGGCGATCGCGATTAGACACATCAGGCTAAAATAGCCGATGAACCCCGCTGTTAACGTCTTGGGTGAGAGAAGGCATTTTCTTTTTGCGATCGCCCAGGCAAAACCGAGGGGGATAAGCTGCAACAGGTAAAAGCAGACAAAACCCAAATAGCCTCCGATGCTATTGGTCGCGATATCTGCGATCGTAGGCGCTCTCGAAGGGATAAATACCTGAAGGATCTCGACCGTCACCGATAAGACAGTACTGGCGATCGCGATGACTAGAAAACTGGCGATAAATCCTAACTTGAGTCTCCGAGTCAGACAGGTCGCCCCAAAACCAAAGGGAACAAATAACAGAATATTCCTGACCAGATCGCCCGAATTGCTGGGATGGTAAAAACTATGAGTAATTAATTCGATCGAGATACCATCTTGAAACGAAAAGTTAAAAGGGTACAGCGTGGCGACCAGCACCAGCAAAAAGCTACCAATTACTAGAGCAGGAGTCCATCGCTCCACTAGGCGATCGATAATAGCGACAGAAGATCCGGTAAGACGATCGTGTGGATTCATAGCCTGCTTTAAGATTATGCTAGGAAGTCATTCTCAAGTTTAGCAATTGGCTCTCAGCCAACCGCTATCTTCAAATGCCGCGGTGCGGGAACCCGTTCGGCGATCGCTTTTCCGATTTCGAGGGAAGAAGTCGCTGCTGGCGAGGGAGCATTACAAACGTGTAGGGCATTGCGACCTTCGACGATGAGAAAATCATCTACTAGCTTGCCATCGTCCATTAGTGCTTGCGCTCGAACGCCTGCATGAGTGGGGATTAGGTCGTCGGACTGCACTTCGGGAATGAGCTGTTGCAAACTACGAACGAAGGCAGCTTTACTGAAAGAGCGAACGATTTCTTTAATCCCTTCATCGGCATGTTTGGCAGCCAGTTTCCACAAACCGGGGTAAGTCATGGTTTCGAGAAAGTCCCGCAGGTCGAAATCGGTTTTTTTATACCCTTCTCTCTTGAAGCTGAGTACAGCATTTGGTCCGGCGTGGACGCTTCCGTCTATCATGCGGGTAAAATGAACCCCCAGGAAGGGAAAATTAGGATTGGGAACGGGATAGATAAGGTGCTTGACCAGATAGCGTTTTTCTGGCTTTAGCTCATAATACTCGCCTCGGAAGGGAACGATCTTGGCTTGGGGATTGACGCGACCCAATCTAGCCACGCGATCGCTATGCAGTCCGGCACAATTGATGACAAAATTAGCCGTAAAGGTGCCTTGGTTAGTTTCCAGTACTTCTCCTTGCGGGGTTTCGAGAATTTTTTCAACCCTGGTATTGAGGTGCAGTTCCCCACCGCGATCGCAAATTAGCTGGGCATATTTCTGACATACCTGCCTGTAATCGACAATTCCGGTCGAATAAACCCGAATTCCCGCCAAGCAACTGACGTGCGGTTCGATTTCTTTGACTTCCTCGCCGCTGATTCTGGCAATTTCGATGCCGTTTGCCAATCCCCGTTGATAGAGATTTTCCAGCAGCGGCAGTTCCTGGGGTTCGGTCGCGACAATGACTTTGCCGCAAACTTCGTGGGCGATGTTATGCTCTTGGCAGAAGGCAACCATCGAGCGGCAGCCTTCGCGACAAAATTTAGCTTTGAAACTGCCCGGTTTGTAGTAAATCCCAGAGTGAATGACACCGCTGTTATTTCCAGTTTGGTGAGCCGCCCAATCGCTTTCCTTTTCTAAAACTAAAATTTTGGCATCTGGATAGCGTTGTCCCACAGCCATCGCTGCAGATAAGCCAACAATTCCTCCACCAATAATGGCAACGTCAAACACTGGTATCTTTACTCCTAAAACTCGTGTGGATTCATTAAGAAAGGCAGAACTTAGAATTCGGAAGTCGGCGCTGCTTGCTCCTCCGCGGGAGCTTCGTGCGCGGCGGAGTCGGAAGTCGGAAGTAGGGGAAGAGTGGGGAGTGTGGGTAGACAATTAACGACTAACCAAACCACGAACTACTACTGTACGGGCGGGTTTTTTAGACTAAGTATCGGTAAATCTAGAGCGTTTTTAGATAAACCCGCCCCTACTCACCACTAACTACTAACTATTCCTCAATTTTTCAAACAGATAAACTTTATCTTTTTGATAGGTTAATTGAAATCGTTTGTCCCGTTCGAGTTGCTCGACCAAACCAGGTGCGGTATTTTCAACCCTGAGACTTGCATGCTCCAAATTTAGCAAAATATAGTCAAATTTAGACGCATTAACGGGCGGGGAACGATAAAACTTGACTACAGGACGATGAGTCACGTGGGGAGCGATTTCATGGGTGGTTAACACGCTGCCTTTGGTTTTAACCTGGGCGATCGCTTCCTGCGTTGCTTGCCAATTAGACCAGTCGAACAAATAACCTTTATTATCTATCAGGGCAAGCCTTAAAGTTAAACCCAAAAACAAGATCGCTAACATCCACAGGATAATGCTTTTTCCCTTTCGCAGCCACGATCGATTGGCGGCAAGAGTAGAAACGATCGCCACCACTAAAAAGGGGACGATGGGTAGGGAATAATGATGCATTAAGCCTTGCTGGGCAGACTTTTCAGATAAAATATCCAAAATCAGCGTTGGAGATCCCCAATTAACGGAGCGAGATCCCAGATTGACAGTCCCCAAATGACTGGCAACGCCAAAAAAGCCAGATATCTAAGAGTATCGAGGGACAGGACTCGCTCTAAAACAAGATGCGGCTTCAGCAGCAGATTCTTGGCAATTTCTGGCAGAGTTCCGCCCAGATAAGCATAACGGCTCATTCCAGCCGCCATGCCCGTTTCAGTTCCTATTCCTGCATCGAGGTTAGTAAATGAGGGGATAATCGCCTGGGTAGCGATCAAAAACCAAGCACAACCGGAAAAGATGGCAATCGCGCCGCATAAACGCCTTTTCTCAAACACGAACAGCCAGACTCCCATGGCTGCTACAGTCAGCGATAAGATTTCCTTACAGCTTAAAAAAAGGACGATTGCCGCGACAAACCAGGCTGTCTTCCCCAAACGCGCTGCCAAAACCGCACCCAAAAGCGCCGGAATGGCTATGACCTCTGGGTGAAAATCGAATAGATTGGCCGCTGGAATTACGGGATACATAAGGTAGGCGGCTGCTATTCCTACCGCCTGTCCTTGCTTTAATCCGGCTTGGCGGGCTAAAGCCCAAGCGGGCAAAGCGCCCAATGCCAAAGCTACTGCTTGTACGGCTAATAACCAACGAACGTCAGGGTAAATTTTGTAGAATAAACTCAGCGGATACAGAATCGAGGATGCATGGTCGCCCAAAATATGAACGCCTAAGAATGAGGATATGGGCGGTTGTCCTTGGCTAATTAAATAAACGGCTTGGTCAAAAATTCCTAGATCGAAAGCCCCCGAACGAAAAAGTGTATGCCTGATGCTGCTACACAAAAATAGAAATAAGCTACTCGCCGCGATCGCCAAACCCAAAGTTTTGGTGTTTAGCTGTAAGGAGATCGAGCTGTGAGTGTCTTCGAGCGGTTGCAGGGATTGTTTCATAGCTGCTACTCCTTAGCTTGCTGGTTCTTTTTCTTAAGTCACATCTAAAAACTAGGTAGGATTTTAGAATCGAACTTATATTCAAAGGCTAGTGAGGAACAACAGAAGAATTAAGCGTCGATGGATAGCGCGATCGCGCTATCCATTCTCAGGATAAGGCTAACTAATTTCAGACAGCTTCTTTTTCCATTTTTTTCTGCATTTGCCCGGTTTGGTTAGAGCTTTCAAAAGTATTCCTCAGTGATTGTTCGGCAGCAATTAACAAATCTCTGACTAACTTGATCCAATTGCCAGCCAACCAAGAACTTAGGGACAAATAGCAAGATAGCTTTTGATTTACGCTGAGTGGGAAGGATGTTACGGAGATAAAATATTCATAAAAAAGTCTCCATTCTGGAAAATCAATTTTTCCTTTTTTCGATGGATCGAACCATTCTGTAGGCGGTAATGGTCCCATCCCAAGAAATTTGGCGACTATAGTTCTTCCTCTAGCGATTTGAACCTGCTTTTCTTTGACCGATCGCTGGGAATGATCTCTGTTAAAAAATAAATATTCGGGAATCTCATAAAACCTACCCAACAAACTCAGCCTGACTAGGAGAACGCTATCTCCACGGGCGTAGTAACCAAGAAGCGGGGTTTGCTTAAGGGCATCGCTACGGATCAGCCCAAAAATTTCAACGGCGGCATGTTTCCTGTGGTTGACTAATACCAGGCTGCGATAGCGCTCCGCTGGCTGTGGCGAATCGGTAGCGATCTGGTAATTGTAGTCTTTGAGAATTTTCCCTTCTGAATCGATAAACTTAGTTTTTGCGTAGCACAATACAATGGAATCGTCGCGATCGAGGACTTCGACGCACTTGGCTACAAACTCTGGGGCATAGATATCGTCGTGGGCTACCCACTTGAAGTACTCGCCCTGGGCTAACTCGAAGACTCGATTGAAATTCCATGCCGGTCCCCGATTTATCTCTTGGCGGTGGTAGCGAATGCGCTTATCTTTTGTCGCATAGCTTTGACAAATTTCCTCAGTTTTATCGCTAGAGGCGTTATCCGAAATGATTAACTCAAAATCTTCAAAAGTTTGCGCTAGAAGAG
It includes:
- a CDS encoding class I SAM-dependent methyltransferase, with translation MNELADRVCAVCGSQDLELFFEMLDVPVYCNLLWTEREAAQNCPKGDIKLSFCHSCGFITNVAFDPAKLGYNRDYENSLHYSPRFQQYADSLAADLVERHHLYNKDIIEIGCGKGDFLISLCELGNNRGIGFDPSYVARPEHIPLADRVQFIQDYYSQQYKNYQADLIVCRHTLEHVTNPADLLEPLRQAIGARLDTPVFFEVPNALYTLRHLAIWDIIYEHCSYFVPTSLKQTFSHCGFVPQEVREVFDGQFICLESLPANGQIASSDRADEIEVLSKDIASFKMRFDALVETWREKLEKMSRSGQKVVIWGTGSKGVTFLNLLNVGNAIEYAVDINPRKQGMYVAGEGQQIVSPEFLREYQPDIVIVMNPIYKGEIKQAIADLSCNAEMICV
- a CDS encoding VanZ family protein, producing MNPHDRLTGSSVAIIDRLVERWTPALVIGSFLLVLVATLYPFNFSFQDGISIELITHSFYHPSNSGDLVRNILLFVPFGFGATCLTRRLKLGFIASFLVIAIASTVLSVTVEILQVFIPSRAPTIADIATNSIGGYLGFVCFYLLQLIPLGFAWAIAKRKCLLSPKTLTAGFIGYFSLMCLIAIALQNTINLSNWESSFPLLLGNEQTGDRPWQGYVSQVDIADRAFSKAEIAQIFNNPNGLTPLEDAAIASYRLRGKGSYADLKGNLPDLSWHGKPSDTENRAGVFLSDSHWLQTVAPATAIAQKIGKTSQFTIGIVLATADTRQFGPARILSLSSDLFQRNFTLGQEGSDLVFRLRTPVTGTNANHPDFVVPNVFSDTNFHRSIVTYNGVTLSVYIDRVELFSSLDLTPEIALSRYVLCFLDGWSVSLDSLSKKAYNLFYYGLIFIPLGCLLGLILTISRGDIRLASAIVVGGILFPAGILEGILMSGSGRAANWENLLHSSIIFCATVVLVKRKAESWLASS
- the lhgO gene encoding L-2-hydroxyglutarate oxidase; this translates as MFDVAIIGGGIVGLSAAMAVGQRYPDAKILVLEKESDWAAHQTGNNSGVIHSGIYYKPGSFKAKFCREGCRSMVAFCQEHNIAHEVCGKVIVATEPQELPLLENLYQRGLANGIEIARISGEEVKEIEPHVSCLAGIRVYSTGIVDYRQVCQKYAQLICDRGGELHLNTRVEKILETPQGEVLETNQGTFTANFVINCAGLHSDRVARLGRVNPQAKIVPFRGEYYELKPEKRYLVKHLIYPVPNPNFPFLGVHFTRMIDGSVHAGPNAVLSFKREGYKKTDFDLRDFLETMTYPGLWKLAAKHADEGIKEIVRSFSKAAFVRSLQQLIPEVQSDDLIPTHAGVRAQALMDDGKLVDDFLIVEGRNALHVCNAPSPAATSSLEIGKAIAERVPAPRHLKIAVG
- a CDS encoding DUF2079 domain-containing protein; its protein translation is MDILSEKSAQQGLMHHYSLPIVPFLVVAIVSTLAANRSWLRKGKSIILWMLAILFLGLTLRLALIDNKGYLFDWSNWQATQEAIAQVKTKGSVLTTHEIAPHVTHRPVVKFYRSPPVNASKFDYILLNLEHASLRVENTAPGLVEQLERDKRFQLTYQKDKVYLFEKLRNS
- a CDS encoding DUF2079 domain-containing protein, which produces MKQSLQPLEDTHSSISLQLNTKTLGLAIAASSLFLFLCSSIRHTLFRSGAFDLGIFDQAVYLISQGQPPISSFLGVHILGDHASSILYPLSLFYKIYPDVRWLLAVQAVALALGALPAWALARQAGLKQGQAVGIAAAYLMYPVIPAANLFDFHPEVIAIPALLGAVLAARLGKTAWFVAAIVLFLSCKEILSLTVAAMGVWLFVFEKRRLCGAIAIFSGCAWFLIATQAIIPSFTNLDAGIGTETGMAAGMSRYAYLGGTLPEIAKNLLLKPHLVLERVLSLDTLRYLAFLALPVIWGLSIWDLAPLIGDLQR
- a CDS encoding glycosyltransferase family 2 protein, which encodes MNNWKPRVSMGIPVYNGENFLREVLDSLLAQTFEDFELIISDNASSDKTEEICQSYATKDKRIRYHRQEINRGPAWNFNRVFELAQGEYFKWVAHDDIYAPEFVAKCVEVLDRDDSIVLCYAKTKFIDSEGKILKDYNYQIATDSPQPAERYRSLVLVNHRKHAAVEIFGLIRSDALKQTPLLGYYARGDSVLLVRLSLLGRFYEIPEYLFFNRDHSQRSVKEKQVQIARGRTIVAKFLGMGPLPPTEWFDPSKKGKIDFPEWRLFYEYFISVTSFPLSVNQKLSCYLSLSSWLAGNWIKLVRDLLIAAEQSLRNTFESSNQTGQMQKKMEKEAV